The following are encoded together in the Bombus pyrosoma isolate SC7728 linkage group LG17, ASM1482585v1, whole genome shotgun sequence genome:
- the LOC122576879 gene encoding probable low-specificity L-threonine aldolase 1 isoform X6 — protein sequence MYYDKGYSYATYEKDKVIVVDLRSDTLTKPTQKMREALSSAEVGDDVFHEDPTVKVLQETAAKMVGMEDALFVCSGTMANLIANALFISYKGVGM from the exons ATGTATTATGATAAAGGTTATTCATATGCAACTTATGAGAAAGATAAG GTAATAGTTGTTGATCTTCGGAGTGATACTTTAACAAAACCAACCCAAAAAATGAGAGAGGCACTATCCAGTGCTGAGGTTGGTGATGATGTTTTTCATGAAGACCCAACAGTGAAAG TATTACAAGAAACAGCTGCCAAAATGGTTGGAATGGAAGATGCATTATTTGTATGCTCTGGAACTATGGCAAATTTAATTGCAA AtgctttatttatatcttataaagGTGTTGGTATGTAG
- the LOC122576879 gene encoding probable low-specificity L-threonine aldolase 1 isoform X8, translated as MYYDKGYSYATYEKDKVIVVDLRSDTLTKPTQKMREALSSAEVGDDVFHEDPTVKVLQETAAKMVGMEDALFVCSGTMANLIAILGNPNLKGRV; from the exons ATGTATTATGATAAAGGTTATTCATATGCAACTTATGAGAAAGATAAG GTAATAGTTGTTGATCTTCGGAGTGATACTTTAACAAAACCAACCCAAAAAATGAGAGAGGCACTATCCAGTGCTGAGGTTGGTGATGATGTTTTTCATGAAGACCCAACAGTGAAAG TATTACAAGAAACAGCTGCCAAAATGGTTGGAATGGAAGATGCATTATTTGTATGCTCTGGAACTATGGCAAATTTAATTGCAA TACTTGGTAATCCTAATCTTAAGGGAAGAGTTTAA
- the LOC122576879 gene encoding uncharacterized protein LOC122576879 isoform X1, which translates to MYYDKGYSYATYEKDKVIVVDLRSDTLTKPTQKMREALSSAEVGDDVFHEDPTVKVLQETAAKMVGMEDALFVCSGTMANLIAIQYLVILILREEFKSSMKISTYRNFDRSILPFAMKKRMTLVIFPALLPPFRKVNFCA; encoded by the exons ATGTATTATGATAAAGGTTATTCATATGCAACTTATGAGAAAGATAAG GTAATAGTTGTTGATCTTCGGAGTGATACTTTAACAAAACCAACCCAAAAAATGAGAGAGGCACTATCCAGTGCTGAGGTTGGTGATGATGTTTTTCATGAAGACCCAACAGTGAAAG TATTACAAGAAACAGCTGCCAAAATGGTTGGAATGGAAGATGCATTATTTGTATGCTCTGGAACTATGGCAAATTTAATTGCAA TACAGTACTTGGTAATCCTAATCTTAAGGGAAGAGTTTAAATCTTCTATGAAGATTTCCACTTACCGAAATTTTGATAGAAGCATATTGCCTTTTGCAATGAAGAAGAGAATGACATTGGTGATTTTCCCTGCTCTCTTGCCTCCTTTTAGAAAAGTTAATTTTTGTGCTTga
- the LOC122576879 gene encoding probable low-specificity L-threonine aldolase 1 isoform X7 has protein sequence MYYDKGYSYATYEKDKVIVVDLRSDTLTKPTQKMREALSSAEVGDDVFHEDPTVKVLQETAAKMVGMEDALFVCSGTMANLIASRDTYSVNMKL, from the exons ATGTATTATGATAAAGGTTATTCATATGCAACTTATGAGAAAGATAAG GTAATAGTTGTTGATCTTCGGAGTGATACTTTAACAAAACCAACCCAAAAAATGAGAGAGGCACTATCCAGTGCTGAGGTTGGTGATGATGTTTTTCATGAAGACCCAACAGTGAAAG TATTACAAGAAACAGCTGCCAAAATGGTTGGAATGGAAGATGCATTATTTGTATGCTCTGGAACTATGGCAAATTTAATTGCAA GTAGAGACACATATTCAGTGAATATGAAGCTATAG